From the Synechococcus sp. HK01-R genome, one window contains:
- a CDS encoding DUF1651 domain-containing protein yields MAKKDQPQVEQHPQKQGEGWLMSQEQQLICCFRNALPSAHAKWIEVETRPLHGGGQPVVRRMLRHNAIEAWERMLKARWVRCQPHW; encoded by the coding sequence ATGGCTAAGAAAGACCAGCCCCAGGTTGAGCAACACCCTCAGAAGCAAGGCGAGGGTTGGCTGATGAGCCAGGAGCAGCAGCTGATCTGCTGTTTTCGCAATGCGTTGCCGTCAGCCCATGCCAAGTGGATTGAGGTGGAAACGCGCCCGCTTCATGGCGGCGGGCAGCCCGTCGTGCGTCGGATGCTGCGCCATAACGCCATCGAAGCCTGGGAGCGCATGCTCAAGGCCAGATGGGTGCGGTGCCAGCCGCACTGGTGA
- a CDS encoding type II toxin-antitoxin system HigA family antitoxin, with product MAWHSACSRLPRPCSPPEPIAAIEFVLEQRGLSRKDLEGVIGSSGRISEVMNKQRSLSLAMIRKLVETFDLPADVLIRRTGSTAAQSFTSRVAL from the coding sequence ATGGCCTGGCATTCGGCCTGCTCACGCTTGCCAAGACCATGCAGCCCACCTGAGCCCATCGCCGCGATTGAATTTGTACTGGAGCAACGAGGGCTGTCGCGAAAAGATTTAGAAGGAGTCATTGGGAGCAGCGGCCGTATTTCAGAGGTGATGAACAAGCAACGCTCGCTTTCGTTGGCCATGATCCGAAAGTTGGTGGAGACGTTTGATCTTCCCGCTGATGTGTTGATTCGTCGCACAGGAAGCACAGCGGCTCAGAGCTTCACGTCCCGCGTGGCGCTGTAG
- a CDS encoding DUF4278 domain-containing protein: MTLTYRGQKYVQNTAAATSNQRPVLVYRGTVVQK; encoded by the coding sequence ATGACCCTGACCTATCGCGGCCAGAAGTACGTGCAGAACACCGCTGCTGCCACCAGCAACCAGCGCCCAGTTCTCGTGTATCGCGGCACTGTTGTTCAGAAATGA
- a CDS encoding type IV toxin-antitoxin system AbiEi family antitoxin domain-containing protein yields MARAVARFSFKEALAQLPRGGPLGVETLDAHGIAAKRASALVRSGWLLRLGRGAYALPGDTLQRDDCLAFLAKQVPGLHVAGKTALAWRGVRHNLAYRETVVLWGDQPARLPGWLNGVVRVRYRVAHIFAPDLPAGLGLAPLAGGHPELPVSAPERALLELLSETGSFEGLEEVRQLVESTRNLRLPLMDELLGHLSRIKVVRLAARLATELELPWASLAQQHSRRLGGGRRWVAVGRTGERLNLAATP; encoded by the coding sequence ATGGCACGAGCTGTGGCCCGTTTTTCATTCAAGGAGGCTCTGGCGCAGCTTCCTCGCGGCGGCCCCCTGGGGGTGGAGACCCTTGATGCCCATGGCATCGCGGCCAAGCGGGCCTCTGCTCTGGTGCGCTCGGGCTGGCTGTTGCGCCTCGGCCGCGGTGCCTACGCCCTTCCCGGCGACACCCTCCAGCGGGACGACTGCCTGGCCTTCCTGGCGAAGCAGGTGCCTGGCCTGCACGTCGCCGGCAAAACGGCTTTGGCTTGGCGTGGTGTCCGTCACAACCTGGCCTACAGGGAAACCGTGGTGCTCTGGGGTGATCAGCCGGCCCGCCTTCCCGGTTGGCTGAATGGCGTCGTGCGCGTGCGCTACCGCGTGGCCCACATCTTTGCCCCGGATCTACCGGCTGGTCTGGGCCTGGCACCCCTGGCTGGCGGCCATCCAGAGCTGCCTGTATCCGCCCCGGAACGGGCCCTGCTGGAGTTACTCAGCGAAACCGGCAGCTTTGAAGGCCTGGAGGAGGTTCGCCAGCTGGTGGAGAGTACGCGCAACCTGAGGCTCCCGCTGATGGATGAGCTTCTCGGCCACCTATCTCGCATCAAAGTTGTGCGCCTCGCAGCTCGTCTTGCAACCGAGCTGGAGTTGCCCTGGGCATCATTGGCCCAGCAGCACAGCCGCCGCCTCGGTGGCGGCCGCCGCTGGGTGGCCGTGGGCCGTACGGGTGAACGGCTGAATCTGGCCGCAACCCCATGA
- a CDS encoding alpha-keto acid decarboxylase family protein, translating to MAPSVVTYALDRLADLGIGHVFGVPGDYSFPLNDAVEVHPRLQWVPSANELNAAYAADGYARRRGAGIVCTTYGVGELSALNGLMGAMAERLPVFHLVGTPSLRIVRQGLICHHTLGDRNYQRFEAISAAASCVSARLTPENVVIELERVIDKALEESRPAYLTFPMDLALMPITGTPIQGAPLGAIDQHASVAVELEAVLDLLEARIKAAQRPVVLPTITLRRYGLVEAFEAFLEASGLAYATTPMDKALLSEGHPAFLGMYNGGRSTPAELQGVVEDADLLIDVGGLVLEDLNTGLWSGRVDGRRTVALHADWVQAGDQVFTSVSISDVLAGLTRRFQADAPRVACWGDQRPVQPSPLLPLSGEGDQATGSASFYPRLQRFLRATDLLVSDTGTCLLQLNAIRLPADVAMESQTLWSSIGWGTPAALGCALADQGRRVVLVTGDGAHQLTVQEIGVMGFTGVTPVVIVLNNGLYGVEALISETGHAYNDLPPWRYAEIPAALGCKGWWCGRASTVVELEQAFTAINAHNGAAYLEVLIPAAESQPLAEEVIETMHQTTTPMLKDQSR from the coding sequence ATGGCTCCTTCCGTCGTGACCTACGCGCTGGATCGTCTTGCCGATCTCGGCATTGGGCATGTCTTCGGGGTGCCAGGGGATTACTCGTTCCCGCTGAATGATGCGGTGGAGGTGCATCCACGGCTGCAGTGGGTTCCGTCCGCGAATGAATTGAATGCGGCCTATGCAGCTGATGGCTATGCCCGCCGCCGCGGTGCCGGCATTGTGTGCACCACCTACGGCGTGGGGGAACTGAGTGCGCTCAATGGCCTGATGGGCGCGATGGCCGAGCGGTTGCCGGTGTTTCATCTGGTGGGCACCCCCAGTTTGCGCATCGTGCGCCAGGGTCTGATCTGTCATCACACCCTTGGGGATCGCAACTACCAGCGTTTTGAGGCGATTTCCGCCGCCGCCAGCTGTGTGAGCGCGCGCTTGACCCCTGAAAACGTGGTGATCGAACTGGAGCGGGTGATCGATAAAGCCCTGGAGGAATCCAGACCGGCCTATCTCACCTTTCCGATGGATCTGGCGCTGATGCCAATCACTGGCACGCCGATCCAGGGGGCTCCGCTTGGTGCGATTGATCAACACGCCAGCGTTGCCGTGGAACTGGAGGCGGTGCTCGATCTGCTCGAAGCCAGGATCAAAGCGGCGCAGCGGCCGGTGGTGCTGCCCACCATCACCTTGCGGCGTTATGGATTGGTGGAGGCCTTTGAGGCGTTTCTTGAGGCGTCGGGTTTGGCCTATGCCACCACGCCGATGGACAAGGCCCTGCTCAGCGAAGGCCATCCCGCTTTCCTTGGGATGTACAACGGCGGTCGCTCCACTCCCGCAGAGTTGCAAGGGGTTGTGGAAGACGCCGACCTGTTGATCGATGTGGGCGGACTGGTCTTGGAGGACCTCAACACCGGCCTTTGGAGCGGACGGGTGGATGGGCGCCGCACCGTGGCCTTGCATGCCGATTGGGTGCAGGCCGGTGATCAGGTGTTCACCAGCGTGAGCATCAGTGATGTGCTGGCCGGACTGACTCGGCGTTTCCAAGCGGATGCGCCACGCGTTGCCTGTTGGGGAGACCAGCGACCGGTTCAACCCTCACCGCTGCTGCCCCTCAGTGGAGAGGGCGATCAAGCCACGGGATCAGCCAGTTTCTATCCCCGCCTGCAGCGCTTCCTGCGAGCCACGGATCTGCTGGTGTCCGACACCGGCACCTGCCTGCTGCAGCTCAATGCGATACGGCTGCCGGCTGATGTGGCCATGGAAAGCCAAACGCTCTGGAGTTCGATCGGTTGGGGCACGCCGGCAGCGTTGGGGTGTGCCTTGGCGGATCAAGGCCGCCGGGTGGTGTTGGTGACGGGCGATGGCGCCCATCAACTCACCGTGCAGGAAATCGGTGTGATGGGTTTCACCGGCGTCACCCCTGTGGTGATCGTGCTCAACAACGGCCTCTATGGGGTGGAGGCCCTGATCAGTGAAACGGGCCATGCCTATAACGACTTGCCTCCCTGGCGTTATGCGGAGATCCCGGCGGCACTGGGTTGCAAAGGATGGTGGTGCGGCAGGGCCTCCACGGTGGTGGAGCTGGAGCAGGCGTTCACGGCAATCAATGCCCACAACGGGGCTGCCTATCTGGAGGTGTTGATTCCAGCGGCAGAAAGTCAGCCCCTAGCCGAGGAGGTGATTGAAACCATGCACCAAACCACCACGCCAATGCTCAAAGATCAATCGAGGTGA
- a CDS encoding nucleotidyl transferase AbiEii/AbiGii toxin family protein: MNGVYTATVRQLLDIAPVVFESPNFAIKGGTALNLFLHDLPRLSVDIDVVFTDHTLDRATALQAISTELRVISEKLEAMGYEVLLHRNSSNNESKLKVLGPLAEVKVEVNEVFRGTLLPLQQRPLSPTTEEEFAQAVTLPLLATAELYGSKLVAAMDRQHPRDLFDVHILYNDTGLTPEIVDCFVVYLASHNRPVHEVLKPRLHPLEAPFANQFDGMTRAEISLDTLEQTRERLVQGLPRALTDQHRNFLLSLVQNQPRWECMPFAHLQELPAIRWKLQNLAKLKGAKRAEQLQGLEACFQQEGGLR, from the coding sequence ATGAACGGCGTCTACACCGCCACGGTTCGCCAGTTGCTGGACATCGCACCCGTGGTGTTCGAGTCACCCAACTTCGCCATCAAAGGCGGCACCGCCCTCAATCTGTTCCTACACGACCTGCCCCGCTTGTCGGTCGATATCGATGTGGTGTTCACCGACCACACCCTTGATCGAGCAACCGCGTTGCAAGCCATCTCCACTGAATTGCGAGTGATCAGCGAGAAGCTTGAGGCCATGGGCTACGAGGTGCTGCTGCATAGAAACAGCAGCAACAACGAAAGCAAGCTGAAGGTTCTGGGCCCACTGGCCGAAGTGAAGGTGGAGGTGAATGAGGTGTTTCGCGGCACACTGCTCCCGTTGCAGCAACGACCCCTTTCACCAACCACCGAGGAGGAATTTGCCCAGGCGGTCACCCTGCCCTTGCTCGCCACCGCTGAGCTCTATGGCAGCAAGCTTGTGGCCGCCATGGACCGCCAGCATCCCCGCGATCTCTTTGATGTTCATATTCTCTACAACGACACGGGCCTGACCCCGGAGATCGTGGATTGCTTCGTGGTCTATCTGGCCAGCCATAACAGGCCGGTGCATGAGGTGCTGAAGCCCCGTCTGCATCCGTTGGAAGCCCCGTTCGCCAATCAGTTCGATGGCATGACCCGCGCCGAGATCAGCCTGGACACACTGGAGCAGACCCGAGAACGTCTGGTGCAGGGCCTGCCCCGCGCCCTCACCGATCAGCACCGTAATTTCCTGCTTTCGCTGGTGCAGAACCAACCCCGCTGGGAGTGCATGCCGTTTGCCCATCTGCAGGAGCTTCCGGCCATCCGCTGGAAGCTTCAGAACCTGGCCAAACTGAAGGGTGCCAAGCGCGCAGAACAGCTGCAGGGGCTTGAGGCCTGCTTTCAGCAGGAAGGAGGACTGCGCTGA